The following proteins are co-located in the Triticum aestivum cultivar Chinese Spring chromosome 1A, IWGSC CS RefSeq v2.1, whole genome shotgun sequence genome:
- the LOC123187209 gene encoding wall-associated receptor kinase 3, producing MHALLQLGLLGLILLGTQHASGAVVPSSNCRRRCGDVEIPYPFGIDPNIPNCSLAQVFDLSCEVRDGALKPKPFKAIFEVLDISLTHSTARVLNYIEAFCYNNSTRSMEHLGYHESQNGGASSVYRLSDVENRFTVIGCNALGIMSDFAGTGYQGMGVATCRNLSDLVDGSCAGMGCSQTMIPKRMYYYDTNFSPSVNTSRIWEFNRCSYAVLMEAAAFNFSTSYVGNTTFNDTYRGRVPMVVDWAVRDAKSCDDARRNTTYACLSSNSVCVDSVNDYGYMCNCSQGYKGNPYLPGGCQDVDECSNNNPCPSGGTCHNTIGGYRCSCRVGRKMEDNTCSPDIGLILGVTLGLFGATIIAMITVFWGQMIIQKRKLEKIKREYFRQHGGLLLFDRMRSEKGLAFTIFSEVELIHATNNFDSTRILGKGGHGTVYKGILKNNMTVAIKRCALVDERQKKEFGQELLILSQINHKNIVKLLGCCLEVEVPILVYEFVLNGTLFEYIHGKDRSSHISFSNLLRISHEAAEGLGFLHSYASPPIIHGDVKTSNILLDDNHMAKVSDFGASVLAPSDEEQFLTILQGTCGYLDPEYLQTCQLTAKSDVYSFGVILLEILTGQLPLKLEGPDTQKILSSTFLSAMKENNLDAVLVKHVKEQESMELLKGLADLAKKCLDMCGDSRPSMKEVANELGRLRKLPMYPWVRVGVETDGESLLGGDSTGVQEIESDYSMGENENQHINPGSSYYAR from the exons ATGCACGCCTTGTTGCAGCTCGGCCTTCTTGGCCTCATACTGCTTGGGACACAGCATGCCTCTGGGGCCGTGGTCCCTAGCTCAAACTGCCGAAGGCGGTGCGGCGATGTCGAGATACCGTACCCATTTGGCATCGATCCCAATATCCCCAACTGCTCGCTCGCACAAGTCTTCGACCTCAGCTGCGAGGTTAGAGATGGCGCCCTCAAGCCCAAGCCGTTCAAGGCCATCTTTGAGGTGCTGGACATCTCCCTCACCCACAGCACCGCCAGGGTGCTCAACTACATCGAGGCTTTCTGCTACAACAACTCCACCAGAAGCATGGAGCATCTCGGCTATCACGAGAGCCAGAACGGAGGGGCTTCCTCCGTCTACCGGCTCTCCGATGTCGAGAACAGGTTCACAGTCATCGGGTGCAACGCCCTGGGCATCATGTCGGACTTTGCCGGTACGGGCTACCAGGGGATGGGCGTCGCCACGTGCCGCAACCTGTCGGACCTGGTGGACGGGTCCTGCGCCGGCATGGGCTGCTCCCAGACCATGATACCAAAGCGCATGTACTACTACGACACCAACTTCTCCCCCTCCGTCAACACGAGCCGGATCTGGGAGTTCAACCGGTGCAGCTACGCGGTGCTCATGGAGGCCGCGGCGTTCAACTTCAGCACCTCGTACGTCGGCAACACCACGTTCAACGACACGTACCGTGGGCGGGTGCCCATGGTGGTTGATTGGGCTGTGAGGGACGCAAAGTCGTGTGACGACGCACGACGGAATACGACGTACGCATGCCTCAGCAGCAACAGCGTGTGCGTGGATTCAGTCAATGATTACGGCTATATGTGCAACTGCTCGCAGGGGTACAAAGGCAATCCTTATCTCCCCGGTGGATGCCAAG ATGTCGACGAATGTAGTAACAACAACCCATGTCCTTCGGGAGGCACTTGCCACAATACAATTGGAGGGTACCGATGTTCTTGTCGAGTAGGAAGAAAAATGGAAGACAATACATGCAGCCCTGATATCGGCTTAATACTAG GAGTTACACTAGGATTATTTGGGGCAACCATTATCGCCATGATCACTGTATTTTGGGGACAAATGATAATCCAGAAGAGAAAATTGGAAAAGATTAAGAGGGAGTATTTCCGCCAACATGGAGGGCTGCTTTTGTTTGATAGGATGAGATCTGAGAAAGGTCTTGCTTTCACTATATTTTCAGAAGTTGAGCTCATACATGCTACCAACAACTTTGACAGTACCAGAATACTTGGAAAAGGAGGTCATGGAACGGTCTATAAAGGGATACTGAAGAACAACATGACCGTTGCAATTAAAAGATGTGCACTAGTTGATGAAAGGCAAAAGAAGGAATTTGGCCAAGAGTTGCTCATTTTATCCCAAATAAATCACAAGAACATTGTGAAACTCTTAGGTTGTTGCCTTGAGGTGGAAGTTCCAATTCTAGTATATGAGTTTGTTCTAAATGGTACACTTTTCGAGTATATTCATGGAAAGGACCGATCATCACATATCTCCTTCAGCAATCTCTTAAGGATTTCTCATGAAGCAGCGGAAGGACTCGGCTTCCTACACTCCTATGCATCTCCCCCTATTATTCATGGTGATGTAAAAACTTCCAACATTCTTCTTGATGACAACCACATGGCCAAGGTATCGGACTTTGGAGCCTCGGTACTAGCCCCATCTGACGAAGAGCAATTTCTCACAATACTTCAaggtacgtgtggataccttgatCCCGAATACCTGCAAACGTGTCAGTTGACAGCTAAAAGCGATGTGTATAGCTTTGGAGTTATCCTTTTGGAGATCCTCACAGGCCAATTGCCACTAAAGCTTGAAGGGCCTGACACACAAAAGATCTTATCATCGACTTTCCTATCTGCCATGAAGGAGAACAATCTTGATGCAGTGTTGGTCAAACACGTGAAAGAACAAGAGAGCATGGAGCTGCTGAAAGGACTTGCAGACCTAGCAAAGAAATGCCTAGATATGTGCGGTGACAGCAGGCCCTCAATGAAAGAGGTTGCTAATGAGCTCGGTAGATTGAGAAAGCTTCCAATGTATCCCTGGGTGCGAGTGGGCGTGGAGACGGATGGAGAGAGCCTTCTAGGTGGAGATTCCACCGGTGTTCAGGAAATAGAATCTGACTATTCTATGGGAGAAAACGAGAACCAACACATAAATCCAGGAAGTTCATATTATGCTAGGTGA
- the LOC123187218 gene encoding uncharacterized protein, which yields MKFFSAFDPWPVFFRREWGRTWPFLAGFAVTGALITKMTAGFTEEDLKNSKFVQAHKNK from the coding sequence ATGAAGTTCTTCTCGGCGTTCGACCCGTGGCCGGTGTTCTTCCGCCGGGAGTGGGGCCGCACCTGGCCCTTCCTCGCCGGCTTCGCCGTCACGGGCGCCCTCATCACCAAGATGACCGCCGGCTTCACCGAGGAGGACCTCAAGAACTCCAAATTCGTCCAGGCGCACAAGAACAAGTAG